GTTTAGAACGTCTTGTGGCGCTACGATTGGGTTTATCGCATCCGAATCGCAACCTTTTTGTGGGCATTGTTCGCGCTGGCGCTTGTCTGCCGATGGGATATTGCGGGCCTGTTTATTTCGGGAAGAAGGGATTGCGTTGCGGGGGATGAACGCACAGCAGCGCCAGCAGGCTTACCAGCAGCTTCTGGGGATGAAACCAGCGGTGCGGGGCCAAACGGTTAGCCATGCCATGTATCAAATAGGGGGGTAAAAATGTTTTCGCATTTACACGCGCGTCAGCAGCCGCAGATGGTGGATGTGAGTGGCAAACCAATCACGGAGCGCCGCGCTGTGGCTCAAGCGATTGTGAAACTGCCAGCCCCCTTTCTGGCCTATGTCCAAAACAGTGACCTTCTATTAGCGAAAGGCCCCGTTTTACAAACAGCCATCATTGCCGGGACAATGGCGGTGAAAAAAACAGCCGACATGATTCCCTTTTGTCATCCCTTGCCCATTGCCAGTTGCCGTTTTGAGACCGACATTTGCACCCAGGCGCAGGGCGTTGAAATTCGTTTGCGCTGTGAAGTGAAAACCACCAGTCAAACCGGTGTAGAAATGGAAAGTTTACACGGGGTAAGCATAGCGGCCTTAACCGTCTATGACATGTGCAAATCGGTGAGCCAGGAAATTGTGATTCAAGAACTTAAATTACTGGCTAAAAGTGGTGGCAAGCAAACCCTGGGACAATATCCCCTGTATGGATTGGTGCTCACCGGCGGCAAGAGTCAACGCATGGGCCAGGACAAAGCACTGCTGAGTTATCACGGCAAGCCCCACGCTCAATATCTCTACGAATTGCTGCAAACCTGTTGTGAGCGGGTCTTTTTATCCGCGCGACCAGGGCAATGGCACGGCACCCCCTTGGCGGAACTTCCCACCCTGACGGATGCCCTGCCAAGCGACGGTCCCATGAGTGGTTTACTGACCGCGTTTCGAACGTATCCCCGGGTGAATTGGCTGGTGGTCGCCTGTGATTTGCCCTATCTAAACCGGGACAATTTGGCGCCCCTGATTGCCCATTACCGCGAAGATGTGGTAGCTACTTGCTATCGCCATCCCCAGGCCCATTTTCCCGAAGCGTTGTGCGCGATTTACACACCCCAGGCCCTAGCGGTTTTTGAGCAGGCGTATCACCAGGGAGAACGTTGTCCGGTGCGTATTCTGTCCCGATCCCCCTGCCACCTGCTTGACCCACCCGATGCTCAAACCACCACCAACATCAATACACCCGAAGAATACGCCCATGTCTGCGCTCAAACCCGTTAAATTGACCTATTTTGCTGTCCTAGCCGAGCAGGCGGGTCTTGCTGAGGAAGTGCGCTGGACAACCGCAACCAATGCCAGCCAACTCTACCAGGAACTCCAAGCAACCTACGGTTTTACCCTGCCCCTTTCGCATGTCAAAGTAGCTATCAATGACGAACTGGTAGCGCTCGAACAACCCCTGCAAGCCCATGACCACGTTGTGTTTATTCCGCCGGTTGCTGGTGGGTAGTGAGACTGCAACAATTCACCCAAATAGCTGAACCATCGGCGTAGTGTTCCTTTTTCCAAATCGGCAAACGGCGCTTGATTTCGTCAATGATGTACATGGCCCCTTGAAATGCTGCGCGCCGGTGCGCCGCCGTTGCTCCTACCCACACCGCTACATCGCCCACCTGCAGGGAACCGTAACGATGACAGGCGACCGCGCCACACAGGGCAAAATTCGCAAGCGCTTCTTGCAAAATCCGTTCCCCTTCTTTGATGGCCAATTCGGGGTAAACCTGGTACGTCAGCGCCGTGACCACCTTCCCGCTGTGGTGATTGCGCACCCACCCAGCAAACGTCACACAAGCTCCAGCCGCCGGATTGACCAGTAACGATGTCAACTGCTCCGGGTCAATGGGCTGCTCCGTCAGACTAAACCAGCAGCGTTGTTCCATGACTTCATCCTAATGCACCGGTCAGGTTATGCAGTTTTGTTATTTGCATGATGCATTTTTTGCATAGCGTATGACAAAAAGTAGCAGTGTTTACAAATCGCCCTATTGATTCTTTTGACAATGGATTGCCAACTTCTGAGCGACGGCGGACCATGAGCAACAAATTTGAAGCCATCAAGCGCGAAAAAGACGGTCTCAAGGTCAAGGAGGAAATTGCAGCATTTGCCCGGATGGGTTGGGAGCAAATTCCGAAAGATGACCTGGAGGTGCGGCTGAAGTGGTTGGGGGTGTTTTTTCGACCGGTGACGCCAGGGCGATTTATGCTGCGGTTGCGCCTGCCCAACGGCATTGCTACCAGTGCACAACTGCGTACCTTGGCCCACATCATTAACCGTTATGGCGATGAAGGAAGCGCCGATATTACAACGCGACAAAACCTGCAATTGCGGGGGATTGTGATTGAAGATTTACCAGCCATTCTCGAGGCGTTAGAAAACTGTGGCTTGACATCCGTGCAATCAGGGATGGATAACATTCGCAATTTGACTGGTTCGCCCACGGCTGGTATCGATGCCAGTGAATTAATTGATACCCGTCCCCTGCTGTATGCCTTACAAGCCCTATTTACCAATCATGGTCAAGGCAATCCGGAATTTACGAATCTCCCCCGTAAATTCAATATCGCCATCGAAGGCACCAGGGATAATTCGGTGCATGCAGAAATTAACGACCTGGCTTTTGTGCCAGCGGAACGGGAAGGGGTTTTGGGATTCAACGTGCTGGTGGGGGGATTTTTCTCGGCCAAGCGCTGTGACGCTGCCATTCCCCTGAACGCCTGGGTGCCGCCGGACGCAGCAGTGATTGAACTCTCGCGCGCGGTGGTGGAAATTTTCCGGGACCACGGGTTACGCGACAACCGCCAAAAAGCTCGCTTGCGCTGGTTGATTGACGCCTGGGGCATTGAGCGGTTTCGGGAAGCGGTGCAGGCCAAACTGTCATTTCCTTTATTAACCGCAGCGCCTACCGACTTGATTGACTGGGACAAGCGGGACCACATTGGCGTTTATCCCCAAAAACAAGCGGGGTTCTATTACGTGGGACTGCACGTGCCGGTGGGTCGCTTGCAAGCGAGTGACTTGTTTGAGCTCGCCCGTTTAGCCGAAGTTTATGGTCAAGGGGAGGTGCGGTTTACGGTGGAGCAAAATGCACTGATTCCCCACATTCCCGAGAGCAAGCTGGCGGCTTTTTTAGAGGAGCCGTTGTTGCAGAAGTTTTCTATCAATCCAGCTCCCCTGCAGCGGGCGGTGGTGTCCTGTACAGGCGCGCAATTTTGCAGCTTCGCCGTTATCGAGACCAAGCAACGGGCGATAGCGCTGGCAAAACTGCTGGATGCTCAACTGGAGTTGCCCCGCCCAGTGCGCATTCACTGGACCGGTTGCCCTAACTCCTGTGGTCAACCGCAGGTGGCGGACATTGGTTTGCTGGGCACCAAGGCCAGAAAGGACGGCCAGATGGTGGATGCCGTGGACTTGTACCTAGGGGGCAAGGTGGGCAAGGACGCGCGCTTGGGCACCTGTGTGCGCAAGGGCATCCCCTGCGATGAGTTGCCAGAGGTGCTCACGGAGTTGCTGGTTACCCAGTTTGGCGCGCGCCCCCGTTCACCGACAGCGATGCCGCCATCACCCCAAATTTTGATGACCCATTCCTAGAAGGAGACTCCCATGATGCACAAACTTTCTCGCCGACAATTTCTCATCACTTCGGGCCTGACAGCCGCCACAACGGTACTGGTGCATGGGTGTGGCAACCCCACGACTTCTGGGGGTAATAACCCGCAACCCGGGCCGGTTGCTTCCACGGAAACGCCAGAAGTGACAACAGCCAAGCTGGGGTTTATTGCCCTGACGGATGCGGCCCCCGTCATCATCGCCAAGGAAAAAGGCTTTTTCGCCAAGTACGGGATGCCGGATGTGCAGGTGGTGAAACAAGCGTCCTGGGGCGTCACCCGCGATAATTTGGTGCTGGGTTCCGAAGGCGGCGGCATTGACGGGGCGCACATTCTGACACCCATGCCCTATCTCATCAGCGCTGGGGTGGTCACCGGCGGTAAAAAAGTCCCTATTTACATCCTGGCGCGGTTGAACCTGAACGGTCAGGGGATTGGCATCGCCAATGCCTACCGGGATTTGCGGGTGGGGATTGACGCCAAACCCCTGAAGGCGGCCTTTGCCAAGAAACGCGCCCAGGGCCAGGAGGTGAAAGTGGCGGTGACCTTTCCAGGCGGCACCCATGATATGTGGATGCGCTACTGGTTAGCGGCTGCTGGTATTGACCCCACCAAAGAAGTTTCGGTGATTGTGGTGCCCCCGCCCCAGATGGTGGCCAATGTCAAGACGGGCACGATGGAGGCGTTTTGCGTGGGCGAACCCTGGCCGTTGCAGGCGGTGAATCAAAAAGTCGCTTACAACGCTGCCACCACGGGGGAATTGTGGAAAAACCACCCCGAAAAAAGCCTGGCGATGCGCGCCGATTGGGTGGATAAGCATCCCAAAGCGGCCAAAGCCCTGTTGATGGCGGTGATGGAGGCCCAACAGTGGTGCGACCAGGACGAAAACAAGGAAGAAATGTGCCGTATCTTGGCGAAGCGCGACTGGCTCAAAGCCCCCTACGAGGACATCATTGACCGTTCCTTGGGCAAGTTTGACCTGGGCAACGGCCGCACGTTTGCAAGTAAAGACCTGATGATGAAATACTGGCGCGATTTTGCGTCCTATCCGTTCCCGAGCCACGAGTTGTGGTTTTTGACGGAAAACATCCGGTGGGGCTATTTCCCTGCGGATACAGATACCAAGGCGCTTATCAAGGCGGTCAACCGGGAAGACCTGTGGCGAGAAGCAGCGAAAGCACTTGGGGTGCCGAACGACCAAATCCCCCCATCCACATCACGCGGGGTGGAAACCTTTTTCGATGGGGTGGCGTTTGACCCCGACAATCCCAAGGGTTATCTCCAGGCGTTGAAAATCAAAGCCATTAAGGAGGCGTAGGACGATGGCGAGTCGGATGCTAGTGCAGCAACGGCGTGCCCCGGTGTGGATGCAACATCCCTTGGTGCGCAAGGTGGGCTTGGGATTCGTGGGCGTGCTGCTTTTTCTCCTGGTCTGGCAACTGCTGGTGCTCCTGGGACTGCTGAAGTTACCGGCGCCCACGCAGGTGTTTGCCGATACGCGCGAACTGATTTTGCACCCTTTCTATCGCGGTACGGGCAACGATGCTGGCATTGGCTGGCAAATCCTGTTTAGCTTGCGGCGGGTGGCGCTGGGGTTTTCGTTCGCGGCCATCGTGGGGGTCGCCATTGGCATGGTGATTGGGGCCAGTCCCCTGCTCTACGACGCTTTTGACCCAATTTTGCAGGTGTTGCGCCCGGTGCCCCCCTTGGCCTGGTTGCCGATTTCCCTGGCGGCGTTCAAGGACAATGAACCGGCGGCGGTGTTCGTGATTTTCATCACGGCGGTCTGGCCCATCATCATCAACACGGTGGTGGGGGTGCAACAAATTCCCAGGGACTACCGCAATGTCGCCCGCGTCTTGCGCTTATCGAAGTGGGATTACTTCTGGCATGTGATGGTGCCGGCAACCGTGCCCTATGTGTTTACGGGGTTGCGGATTGGCATCGGGCTGTCGTGGCTGGCGATTGTGGCGGCGGAAATGTTGATTGGTGGGGTGGGCATCGGCTTTTTCATCTGGGATGCCTGGAATAGCTCGCTGATTAGTGAAATCGTGATTGCCCTGTTCTACGTCGGTCTGGTGGGGCTGGTGCTAGACCGCTGTGTGGCCTATCTGGGCAAGTTCATCACCAAGGGAAGCGAGGTCTAGGGATATGGCCAAGCCGCTGATTGAAATTGACCACGTGGACATGGTGTTTACGTTGCCGGATGGCCAGCGTTACCCCGCGCTCAAGGACATTCACTTGGAAATTCACGAGGGGGAATTCGTGGCACTGCTGGGACACTCCGGTTGCGGCAAATCCACGCTGCTCAATATGGTGGCGGGTTTTCTGCGGCCCACTGCCGGCGGGGTGGTGCTGAGAGGTCGCCAGGTGACGGAACCAGGACCCGACCGGATGGTGGTGTTTCAAAACTACTCGCTGCTGCCCTGGAAAACGGTTTACGACAACGTGGCGCTGGCGGTCCGTGCAGTGTTTCCCCGGTTGAGCAAAGCAGCGCAACACCAGCGCATCCAAACGGCCCTGGAGCAGGTACATCTGTGGGGCGCTCAGCACAAGTACCCGGCCCAACTTTCGGGGGGGATGCAACAACGGGTAGCGATTGCGCGGGCGCTTGCCATCACGCCCCAGGTGCTGTTGCTGGATGAGCCGTTTGGCGCATTGGACGCTCTGACGCGGGGGAGCTTGCAGGAGGAACTGATGGCGGTGTGTCAAACCGTGGGCATGACCTGTTTGATGGTGACCCACGATGTGGACGAAGCGCTGCTGCTGGCGGACCGGGTGGTGCTGTTGACCAATGGCCCCAACGCCCGCATTGGCCAGATACTGAAGGTGCCGTTTCCCCGCCCCCGCAGCCGGCATGAGGTGGTGCATCACCCCAGTTACTACACGTTGCGGCAACAGGTGGTGGACTTTTTGCAGCAACAACGCCGGCGTCGGGCGGTAGCGGTGCGTTCTGCGGCTGGGACGGGAACGCGGAAGGTAGCGGTGGGATTTTTGCCCTTGACGGACTGCGCGCCCCTGGTGGTGGCCCAAGCGGAGGGCATCTTCGCCGAGTACGGTCTGGAGGTAGACCTGTGCCAGGAAAACAGTTGGGCGGATTTGGCCGAGGGGGTGCTGTCGGGACGGTTGCAGGCGGCGCAGATGTTGGCCCCGTTGCCCTTGGCGCTGGCCGTTGGCTGTCAAGACCAACCCCCGCAACCGGCGCTCAAGGTTCCCCTGGTGCTCAGCCGCAATGGCAATGGCATCACGGTCAGTCGCGCGCTGTATGAACAAGGGGTGACGGATGTGGCCGCCTGCAAGGACTACATCGCCCGCACAGGTGAGCGCCTGGTGTTGGGGGTGGTGCATCCGGCGTCCATGCATAACCTATGGTTGCGGTATGCCCTGGCCAGTGCAGGGATGGACCCGGACCAGGATGTGGAACTGGTGGTAGCGCCGCCAGCGCAGATGGTCTATTACCTGGAGGCGGGGCATCTGCATGGGTTTTGCGTGGGGCAACCCTGGAACACCTACGCCGAACGCCGGGGCCTAGGCAAGTGCATCAGCACCAGTCTGGATTGGTGGGCCGGTCACCCGGAAAAAGTCCTGGCTGTCCATCGCGGCTGGGCCAATGCCCACCCCGATTTGGAAGTGGCCCTGGTGAAAGCCCTGATGCGGGCGGGTGAACGTTGCGACATTCCCAAACAACGCCCGGCCATTGCCGAGCTGCTCAGTCGCCCGGAGTACTTGCATCTGGAACCTGACCTGATTCGTCCGGGCTTTGCCGAACCCCTGGCGACCGAATCCCACTATCCCCGGCTGCACCAGTTTGCGGTTGGCCAGGCCAGTAGCCCCTTGCCCGCCGAAGGGGTTTGGATGTTGACCCAGTTGGCCCGCTGGGGATTGACGCCGCTGCCCCAAAACTGGTGGGAGGTGGTGCATACCGTCTATGCACTCGACGTGTTTATCCAAGCGGCGCAAGCGTTGGGCCGTCCCGATACGATTCCGGAGCGGCGGCAATTTGCCCTGGCCGATGGGGTGCTGTTCGATGCCGATAACCCCTTGGCCTACCTGGAGCAGTTCCCCATCCGCCGCGCCATTGACTATCGCACGGTTTGTCTAGTTGAACGGGAGGAATCTCCATGCGTACCCTAGTTGCGCCCACCACGGCAACCCATCTCCGTCTGGAAAACGTCACCAAAGCCTACGGCAAGCACACGGTCTTGACCAACGTTGACCTGGAGATTAAAACCGGGGAGTTTGTCTGTGTAGTGGGCCATTCCGGCTGCGGCAAGACCACCCTGCTCAACCTAGTGGCCGGATTTACCCAGCCCAGTAGCGGGTGTGTGCGTTTGAACGACCGCCCCATTACGCAACCTGGCCCTGACCGCATGGTGGTGTTTCAGAACTATTCCCTGTTGCCCTGGCTGACGGCCTACCAAAACGTTGACCTGGCGGTGAAAGCTGTTTTTCCCCAGCTCTCCCCTGGCCAGCGGCGGCGCATGGTCTATGAGCACCTGGAGCTGGTGGGACTGCAGGACGCAGCGCACAAGTATCCGGCGCAACTGTCCGGGGGCATGAAACAGCGGGTGGCGATTGCGCGGGCGCTAGCCGTCCGTCCCGAAGTGTTGCTGCTGGATGAACCCTTTGGGGCGCTGGATGCCATCACCAAAGAGGAATTGCAAGACCAACTGTTGCACATCTGGCGTCGCCATCAGGCCACCGTGCTGATGATTACCCACGACATTGATGAAGCTTTATACCTGAGCGACCGGCTGGTGCTGATGACCAATGGGCCGGCGGCCACCATCGGCGAAATCCTGGAGATTCCTTTTACCCGTCCCCGCCATCGCCAGCGCCTGCAAAACGACCCCCACTATTACCGCCTGCGCAACCACATCCTGGAATTTCTCTACGAGCGCTTTGCGCACCATGAGTGACGCCGTCACCAAAACCCTGTGTCCCTACTGCGGCGTGGGGTGCGGGTTAGAGGTCGTCGCAGGCGCTAAAGTCCGAGGCGACCGGGCGCATCCATCGTCGCTCGGGATGGTCTGCGTCAAGGGGGCAACGGTGTTGGAGGCGTTGGACAAAGACCGGCTGCTCTATCCCCTGTACCGGGCGTCTCTAGACCAGCCGTTTGCCCGCATCTCCTGGGACGCAGCCCTGGACTTGATCGTCGAGCGCATCCGCCAGGTGCTGCACACCACAGGACCCGACGGTATTTGTCTTTACGGTTCAGGGCAATGGCAAACCGAGGACTACTACGTGGCCCAAAAACTGGTCAAGGGCTGCCTGGGTACCAACAACTTCGACACCAACTCGCGGCTATGCATGTCCAGCGCTGTTGCGGCTTACACGGCTAGTTTTGGGAGCGATGGGCCGCCCTGTTGCTATGCCGATTTGGAACACACAGATTGCGCGTTCTTAATTGGCACCAACACCGCAGAATGCCATCCTATCGTGTTTAATCGCCTGCGCCAGCATCACAAAAAACATTCCCACGTGAAATTGGTCGTGGTGGATCCCCGCCGCACCGCAACCGCTGCCGTTGCCGATTTGCACTTGGCGATTCGTCCAGGAAGTGATATCTACCTGCTGCACGGCATCGCCCACCTGCTCATTGCGTGGGATGTGATAGACCACCGCTTCATTGCCCAGCACACGACGGGGTTTGCGTCGTACCAGCAAATCGTCAAGAAGTATCACCCCCAGCTGGTGGCGGACGCCTGCGGGATTGACCCAGCCGCGCTCGTGCAAGCAGCCCAGTGGTGGGCGGAATCCCAAGCGGTGTTGTCCCTGTGGTCCATGGGCATCAACCAGTCGCGGGAGGGAACCGCCAAGGCCCAGAGTTTAATCAACCTGCATCTTTTAACGGGACAAATTGGCAAACCAGGAGCGGGGCCGTTTTCCCTGACCGGGCAACCCAATGCCATGGGCGGGCGGGAGACGGGGGGACTGGCCCATCTGTTGCCGGGGTATCGGTGGGTGACCAACCCTGACCATCGCCGGGAGGTAGAAACTCACTGGCAATTGCCGCCGGGGTCGATATCCCCCCAGCCTGGTCGCACTGCTTGGCAAATCATCGAAGGACTCGAAACCGGTGCCGTCCAGATGCTCTGGATTGCCGCCACCAATCCTGCTGTGAGCTTACCGCATCTTGAGCGCGTGAAAGCAGCGCTGGCCCGCTCGCCGTTTACGGTTTACCAGGACTGTTATTTCCCCACCGAAACTAGCGCCTATGCCCATTTGCTGTTGCCCTGCGCCCAGTGGGGGGAAAAGACAGGGACCATGACCAACTCCGAACGGCGAGTGACCCTGTGTCAGGCCTTTCGCGCACCGCCAGGAGAGGCCAAAGCCGACTGGGAAATCTTTGCCGAAGTGGGTCGTCGCTTGGGTTTTGCCCAGCAATTTGCCTTTCACACGAGCGCCGAGGTGTTTGCTGAATTTGCCGCGCTCACCCAGGGCCGTCCCTGTGACCTTTCGGGGATGAGTCACGAGCGGTTGGCGCGTTTGGGTCCCCTGCAATGGCCCTGTCCAGCGGGTTGCACCGATGCAGCAGTGCGTCAGGACAAACGCCTTTACACCGACCATCGCTTTTTAACCCCTGATGGCCGCGCCCATTTTGGCCTGGCCGATGCGCTGGGGGTTGCTGAAGTTCCCGATGACGAATACCCCCTGGTGCTGACCACTGGGCGGCTCTACGGGCATTGGCACACCCAAACCCGCACGGGACGCATTCCCAAGATTCAGCAAATGCATCCCCAGCCTTTCGTGGAAATTCACCCCAGCGACGCCGAGCGATGGGGCATTACCGATGGCGCTCTCATCACCGTGACGTCTCGCCGGGGTACCGTGCAGTTACCCGCCAAAGTCACCCCCGACATTGCACCGGGCACCCTGTTTACACCCATGCACTGGGGCGCGCTCTGGCATCCATCCGCTGCAGCCAACGCCTTGACCCATCCTGTTGCCTGTCCCACGTCCCAGCAACCGGAACTCAAAGCCTGCGCCGTGCGGATTGCCGCAGCCACTCCCCCACCAGCAGCCAAAACGCCAGAACGCCCCCCGTCAGACCCAGCACCGGCCACAGGCCCCACACGTGAAGCAAGACAGGAGCCGCCGCTGTGAACAAGCCACCCCCCACAACCGGTTCAAACAGCAGTTGCTTGTAGGCAAAACTTTCCAGCGCGCCTGAACGCAGGTCGGGGTCCACCATGCGCAACAACAAAATCCCTGTCGCTGTCACCCCCATGGATTGCCCCATGTCAACAAGGCCCCTTTCAAACCAGTGGTCTGGGAAAATGCGGGGGGCGTAGTACAAGAAAAGCAGGACATTCCAGAGAATTCCAGCGGCACTCAGCAACAGAAATGGGCCGATATTGGTTCCGATAGCAACCAGGGAAATGGACGCCAGGGCTGCCACAATCAAGGCATCCAACGCCGACCCGGCAATCCGTTGCACCAAAGGCCGGATAATCAAGCAGTCCAAGCCCAGCCATTCCATTCCTATCTGCACCAGCATCCCACCAATGAGGGCCATCGGGAAGAGGGGGACATAGGCCATCACTTTGAAACCGCTGGCGCCCCACGTGCGATTTTCCAGCCCAATGAGTCCCTGGAGCAATAGCCAGCCAATAACAATCGCTAGGCCAACAAACCCTAGGTTCAGCGATAGGGGGTCAATCAGCAGATTGCTCATCAATCTGGCTCGCTTTTGCTTGACCGCTGGTGTCTCGTGGTCAGGGAACAGTTCCACCAGTATCTCTGGGTCCTGCACCTGGGTGGTGAAGTGTTGGATGTAGCCTTGGCGTCGTCCCCAAGCGGCGAGAGCCGTACCCGCGATAATTCCCGACACAATCCCCACGGTTGCTAAAGCCAACGCCAAATCTGGCCCATCGGTAAATCCCAATTTTCGCAACGTTTCCGCCATCCCCGCCGCCGTGCCATGTCCCCCTTCAAAAGTCATTTCAATCAGCGTTGCACACAGCGGGTGCGCGTTGAACACGGGTATCAGTAGCAATCCTGTTAGCAGAATGCCCACCACATACTGGCCCCAGGCGAGGGCTTGACCGAACACCACCTGCGGCGCCGCTTTTCGCCAGATGACTGCCGGTGTGGGAATCGTCTCCCCGAGAAACAGAGCGGCAAACACGATATTGATAAACAGGCCAGGAATTTGCCGCCAGACTTCGCGAATCGCCGGCGCTACCACTCCCAACTGAACCAGAACAAGGGCAAGCACCCCCGCCACGATGGA
Above is a genomic segment from Gloeomargarita sp. SKYB120 containing:
- the moaC gene encoding cyclic pyranopterin monophosphate synthase MoaC, producing the protein MFSHLHARQQPQMVDVSGKPITERRAVAQAIVKLPAPFLAYVQNSDLLLAKGPVLQTAIIAGTMAVKKTADMIPFCHPLPIASCRFETDICTQAQGVEIRLRCEVKTTSQTGVEMESLHGVSIAALTVYDMCKSVSQEIVIQELKLLAKSGGKQTLGQYPLYGLVLTGGKSQRMGQDKALLSYHGKPHAQYLYELLQTCCERVFLSARPGQWHGTPLAELPTLTDALPSDGPMSGLLTAFRTYPRVNWLVVACDLPYLNRDNLAPLIAHYREDVVATCYRHPQAHFPEALCAIYTPQALAVFEQAYHQGERCPVRILSRSPCHLLDPPDAQTTTNINTPEEYAHVCAQTR
- a CDS encoding ABC transporter substrate-binding protein, which translates into the protein MMHKLSRRQFLITSGLTAATTVLVHGCGNPTTSGGNNPQPGPVASTETPEVTTAKLGFIALTDAAPVIIAKEKGFFAKYGMPDVQVVKQASWGVTRDNLVLGSEGGGIDGAHILTPMPYLISAGVVTGGKKVPIYILARLNLNGQGIGIANAYRDLRVGIDAKPLKAAFAKKRAQGQEVKVAVTFPGGTHDMWMRYWLAAAGIDPTKEVSVIVVPPPQMVANVKTGTMEAFCVGEPWPLQAVNQKVAYNAATTGELWKNHPEKSLAMRADWVDKHPKAAKALLMAVMEAQQWCDQDENKEEMCRILAKRDWLKAPYEDIIDRSLGKFDLGNGRTFASKDLMMKYWRDFASYPFPSHELWFLTENIRWGYFPADTDTKALIKAVNREDLWREAAKALGVPNDQIPPSTSRGVETFFDGVAFDPDNPKGYLQALKIKAIKEA
- a CDS encoding ferredoxin--nitrite reductase, which produces MSNKFEAIKREKDGLKVKEEIAAFARMGWEQIPKDDLEVRLKWLGVFFRPVTPGRFMLRLRLPNGIATSAQLRTLAHIINRYGDEGSADITTRQNLQLRGIVIEDLPAILEALENCGLTSVQSGMDNIRNLTGSPTAGIDASELIDTRPLLYALQALFTNHGQGNPEFTNLPRKFNIAIEGTRDNSVHAEINDLAFVPAEREGVLGFNVLVGGFFSAKRCDAAIPLNAWVPPDAAVIELSRAVVEIFRDHGLRDNRQKARLRWLIDAWGIERFREAVQAKLSFPLLTAAPTDLIDWDKRDHIGVYPQKQAGFYYVGLHVPVGRLQASDLFELARLAEVYGQGEVRFTVEQNALIPHIPESKLAAFLEEPLLQKFSINPAPLQRAVVSCTGAQFCSFAVIETKQRAIALAKLLDAQLELPRPVRIHWTGCPNSCGQPQVADIGLLGTKARKDGQMVDAVDLYLGGKVGKDARLGTCVRKGIPCDELPEVLTELLVTQFGARPRSPTAMPPSPQILMTHS
- a CDS encoding nitrate ABC transporter ATP-binding protein (This model describes the ATP binding subunits of ATP-binding cassette (ABC) transporters for nitrate transport, or for bicarbonate transport, in bacteria and archaea.) gives rise to the protein MRTLVAPTTATHLRLENVTKAYGKHTVLTNVDLEIKTGEFVCVVGHSGCGKTTLLNLVAGFTQPSSGCVRLNDRPITQPGPDRMVVFQNYSLLPWLTAYQNVDLAVKAVFPQLSPGQRRRMVYEHLELVGLQDAAHKYPAQLSGGMKQRVAIARALAVRPEVLLLDEPFGALDAITKEELQDQLLHIWRRHQATVLMITHDIDEALYLSDRLVLMTNGPAATIGEILEIPFTRPRHRQRLQNDPHYYRLRNHILEFLYERFAHHE
- a CDS encoding molybdenum cofactor biosynthesis protein MoaE; this encodes MEQRCWFSLTEQPIDPEQLTSLLVNPAAGACVTFAGWVRNHHSGKVVTALTYQVYPELAIKEGERILQEALANFALCGAVACHRYGSLQVGDVAVWVGATAAHRRAAFQGAMYIIDEIKRRLPIWKKEHYADGSAIWVNCCSLTTHQQPAE
- a CDS encoding MoaD/ThiS family protein yields the protein MSALKPVKLTYFAVLAEQAGLAEEVRWTTATNASQLYQELQATYGFTLPLSHVKVAINDELVALEQPLQAHDHVVFIPPVAGG
- the ntrB gene encoding nitrate ABC transporter permease, translated to MASRMLVQQRRAPVWMQHPLVRKVGLGFVGVLLFLLVWQLLVLLGLLKLPAPTQVFADTRELILHPFYRGTGNDAGIGWQILFSLRRVALGFSFAAIVGVAIGMVIGASPLLYDAFDPILQVLRPVPPLAWLPISLAAFKDNEPAAVFVIFITAVWPIIINTVVGVQQIPRDYRNVARVLRLSKWDYFWHVMVPATVPYVFTGLRIGIGLSWLAIVAAEMLIGGVGIGFFIWDAWNSSLISEIVIALFYVGLVGLVLDRCVAYLGKFITKGSEV
- a CDS encoding nitrate ABC transporter ATP-binding protein (This model describes the ATP binding subunits of ATP-binding cassette (ABC) transporters for nitrate transport, or for bicarbonate transport, in bacteria and archaea.), giving the protein MAKPLIEIDHVDMVFTLPDGQRYPALKDIHLEIHEGEFVALLGHSGCGKSTLLNMVAGFLRPTAGGVVLRGRQVTEPGPDRMVVFQNYSLLPWKTVYDNVALAVRAVFPRLSKAAQHQRIQTALEQVHLWGAQHKYPAQLSGGMQQRVAIARALAITPQVLLLDEPFGALDALTRGSLQEELMAVCQTVGMTCLMVTHDVDEALLLADRVVLLTNGPNARIGQILKVPFPRPRSRHEVVHHPSYYTLRQQVVDFLQQQRRRRAVAVRSAAGTGTRKVAVGFLPLTDCAPLVVAQAEGIFAEYGLEVDLCQENSWADLAEGVLSGRLQAAQMLAPLPLALAVGCQDQPPQPALKVPLVLSRNGNGITVSRALYEQGVTDVAACKDYIARTGERLVLGVVHPASMHNLWLRYALASAGMDPDQDVELVVAPPAQMVYYLEAGHLHGFCVGQPWNTYAERRGLGKCISTSLDWWAGHPEKVLAVHRGWANAHPDLEVALVKALMRAGERCDIPKQRPAIAELLSRPEYLHLEPDLIRPGFAEPLATESHYPRLHQFAVGQASSPLPAEGVWMLTQLARWGLTPLPQNWWEVVHTVYALDVFIQAAQALGRPDTIPERRQFALADGVLFDADNPLAYLEQFPIRRAIDYRTVCLVEREESPCVP